Part of the Bacteroidia bacterium genome is shown below.
ATCAATGGCATTTATTGGAATCCTGCCGCCCCGCCACTTTTCACGAAGGAAGACGCCAAAAAAAGCAGTTTCAGGATCAGGACCATTGCGGACATTACGTCTGATATTCAGGGTTCCGTACCGATTACCCTAAAGTTTACTACCACCGCAGATCCCGTCTGCGGATACAATCCATTTGAAGATGCGAATGAAGCACCTTATCAGCCGCATACGATTGATATAATGTCTGTTGTAAACCTGCCGAACGAGCTCCCGAAAGATGCTTCCCGCGAGTTTGGCGAAGCGCTGTCAACCCAAGTGCTGCCACGGTTCCACGTAAATCCTGGTGACAAACTCTTTGAACGCGCTACGATAGCACAGGATGGCCATCTCACTAAAGATTTCCAATATCTGGAAGATTTTGTCCGCGACAAATAATCCTCTTTTTACCCGTCTGAAAAAAATATTTTGTTCTTGTGTAACTTTTAGAACAGCCAGCCGTAAAAGGTTCCAGGACGATGACACCACAGGAATACAATAAATGTGTGACCCTTTACTCTGACAGAGTTTACAGGTTTATCAAAAAAAACCTGAAAGACGAACTGACGGCTGAGGATGTGATGCAGAATAGCTTTGAGATCCTGTGGAGGAAACGCGATGAGGTAGCTTTTGAAACCGCCAAAGCCTATCTTTTTAAAGTAGCTTATCATAATATGATTGACCAGATACGAAAAACAAAGCGCGAAGTAGCATTGGAAGAAGTACACTGCGAAACGTATGGCTATGAAGATGAAGGATATACCGGCCGCATGCAATTGCTTGAAAAAGGTTTGGCCCTGTTGCCTGAAGCACAGCGATCAGTAGTGATGCTGCGCGATTATGAAGGTTACAGTTATGATGAGATCGGCACCATTACGGGCCTGAACTCAAGTCAGGTAAAAGTCTACATTTTCAGAGCAAGAA
Proteins encoded:
- a CDS encoding RNA polymerase sigma factor, whose amino-acid sequence is MTPQEYNKCVTLYSDRVYRFIKKNLKDELTAEDVMQNSFEILWRKRDEVAFETAKAYLFKVAYHNMIDQIRKTKREVALEEVHCETYGYEDEGYTGRMQLLEKGLALLPEAQRSVVMLRDYEGYSYDEIGTITGLNSSQVKVYIFRARKYLKDFFFKMEGINENQL